From Lysinibacillus sp. SGAir0095, the proteins below share one genomic window:
- a CDS encoding TerD family protein, whose protein sequence is MAIQLSKGQRIDLTKTDPSLQRIIIGLGWDIKQFDGGQDFDLDASAFLLNASGKCRGELDFIFYNNLRSVDGSVTHTGDNRTGEGDGDDEQIKIDLSKIPHDVQKVAISVTIHDGEVRHQNFGQVSNAFVRLVNEDTGAEVLRYDLGEDFSIETAVVFCEVYKHGNDWKFNAVGSGYQGGLQALVNAYGLNA, encoded by the coding sequence ATGGCAATTCAATTAAGCAAAGGTCAACGTATTGATTTAACCAAAACGGACCCATCTTTACAACGCATTATTATTGGTTTAGGGTGGGATATTAAACAATTTGATGGTGGCCAAGATTTCGACTTAGATGCATCTGCCTTTCTTTTAAATGCAAGTGGTAAATGTAGAGGTGAATTAGATTTTATTTTCTACAACAATCTACGCAGTGTTGACGGTTCAGTTACTCATACAGGGGATAACCGAACTGGTGAAGGCGATGGAGATGACGAACAGATTAAAATTGACCTTTCAAAAATTCCCCATGATGTACAAAAAGTAGCCATTTCTGTAACGATCCATGATGGAGAAGTGCGTCATCAAAACTTTGGTCAGGTATCAAATGCATTTGTTCGTTTAGTAAATGAAGATACAGGTGCTGAAGTGCTGCGTTATGATTTAGGAGAGGACTTCAGTATTGAAACGGCAGTTGTTTTCTGTGAGGTTTATAAGCATGGAAATGATTGGAAATTTAATGCGGTTGGTTCTGGTTACCAAGGCGGTTTACAAGCCTTAGTAAATGCATACGGACTAAATGCATAA